In one window of Gossypium hirsutum isolate 1008001.06 chromosome A01, Gossypium_hirsutum_v2.1, whole genome shotgun sequence DNA:
- the LOC121203769 gene encoding G-type lectin S-receptor-like serine/threonine-protein kinase At1g11330, which translates to MFYGKCGEFGICNSTKRPICSCLKGSKPRNAEEWSRGNWSSGCFRTTPLQCQRDNNNGSGAGQGDDRFLEMKMIKVPAFPDRSSIVNGQCKDQCLKNCSCVAYTYDSGIGCMMWSGDLIDVQESSRGVDLYIRLPASELIKFS; encoded by the coding sequence ATGTTTTATGGGAAGTGTGGGGAATTTGGGATATGCAATTCAACGAAACGACCCATTTGCAGTTGCTTAAAGGGGTCTAAGCCTAGGAATGCAGAGGAATGGAGTAGAGGTAATTGGAGTAGCGGGTGTTTTAGGACTACCCCTTTGCAGTGCCAAAGGGATAACAACAATGGGAGTGGAGCAGGCCAAGGTGATGATAGGTTTTTGGAGATGAAGATGATAAAAGTGCCCGCATTTCCAGACCGGTCATCAATAGTTAACGGCCAATGCAAAGATCAATGCTTGAAGAATTGTTCGTGCGTGGCTTATACGTATGATTCCGGCATTGGTTGCATGATGTGGAGTGGAGATTTGATTGATGTCCAGGAATCCAGTCGCGGAGTCGATCTTTACATCCGTCTGCCAGCTTCGGAACTGATTAAATTTTCTTAG